Proteins from a genomic interval of Alteromonas macleodii ATCC 27126:
- the pspF gene encoding phage shock protein operon transcriptional activator, with product MSRYRQQDNLLGQANSFLEVLEQISQIAPLDKPVLVIGERGTGKELIAARLHFLSKRWDQNYIKLNCAALSESLLESELFGYEAGAFTGASKRREGRFEVAHNGTLFLDELANTSGLIQEKLLRVVEYGEFERVGGSKSVKTDVRLIAATNEDLPALADAGEFRADLLDRLAFDVITIPPLRERREDIMMLAENFAINMAREMEMELFSGFTEKAKRTLLDYDWPGNIRELKNVVERAVYRTNNPHLPVHEIVLDPFESAYRPKGRVKTNDRVNTSDSPVPQSPSEAAAINERIESADITPLAPVKKPEIVEYPIDLKERSQQHEIDMIKQALADSQFNQKKTAEKLSLTYHQLRGYLKKYNLLDSSAESVEA from the coding sequence ATGAGTAGGTATCGACAGCAAGACAATTTACTTGGCCAAGCGAATAGTTTTCTAGAAGTTTTAGAGCAAATTTCACAAATTGCACCGCTAGATAAACCTGTGCTGGTAATAGGTGAGCGAGGCACAGGTAAAGAGCTTATTGCCGCGCGACTTCACTTCTTATCTAAGCGCTGGGATCAGAACTATATCAAGCTTAATTGTGCCGCCTTAAGTGAAAGCCTTTTGGAGAGTGAATTATTCGGTTATGAAGCAGGTGCGTTCACCGGTGCCTCAAAACGCCGCGAAGGTCGCTTTGAAGTGGCCCACAACGGCACCTTATTTCTTGATGAACTAGCTAATACTTCTGGCCTTATTCAGGAGAAGCTACTGCGCGTTGTCGAATATGGCGAATTTGAGCGCGTTGGCGGAAGCAAGTCAGTAAAAACTGACGTACGCCTTATTGCAGCTACAAACGAAGACTTACCCGCGCTTGCCGATGCAGGTGAATTTCGTGCAGACTTACTCGACCGACTTGCCTTTGACGTAATTACCATTCCTCCGCTACGCGAGCGTAGGGAAGATATCATGATGTTGGCAGAAAACTTTGCTATTAATATGGCCCGTGAAATGGAAATGGAATTATTCAGCGGCTTTACAGAGAAGGCGAAGCGAACCCTTCTTGATTACGATTGGCCAGGCAATATACGTGAACTTAAGAACGTGGTCGAACGTGCAGTATATCGAACAAATAACCCTCATCTGCCCGTCCATGAAATCGTTCTTGACCCCTTTGAGTCAGCTTATCGCCCGAAAGGTAGAGTGAAGACCAATGACAGAGTGAATACGTCCGACTCACCCGTTCCTCAATCCCCTTCAGAGGCCGCTGCCATCAATGAACGCATTGAAAGTGCAGACATTACGCCACTGGCACCAGTGAAAAAGCCAGAAATTGTTGAATATCCCATAGATTTGAAAGAACGTTCTCAACAACATGAGATAGATATGATAAAACAGGCACTTGCTGACAGTCAGTTTAATCAGAAGAAGACTGCTGAAAAATTGAGCCTGACG
- the pspA gene encoding phage shock protein PspA, whose translation MGIFSRFTDIVNSNINALLDKAEDPEKMVRLIIQEMEDTLVEVRSASAKTLANKKEIVNQIAKYESDASDWEAKAELALSKDREDLARAALQEKKKSAEAAEALSKELAIVDEQISKLQDEIGQLQEKLADAKSRQKAIIMRQKTASSRLEVKKTLDSTKVDNAMGRFEQYERKIDDLESQVEAYDLGKKTLQDEFAELEASDKVEDELAALKAKVKGANTSTEKSE comes from the coding sequence ATGGGTATCTTCTCGCGTTTTACAGATATTGTGAATTCGAATATTAATGCGCTTTTAGATAAAGCGGAAGATCCTGAGAAAATGGTTAGATTAATCATTCAGGAAATGGAAGACACATTGGTTGAGGTGCGCTCAGCATCAGCAAAGACCTTAGCCAACAAAAAAGAAATTGTTAATCAAATTGCAAAGTATGAAAGCGATGCAAGTGACTGGGAAGCCAAAGCTGAGCTTGCTTTGAGCAAAGACAGAGAAGACTTGGCGCGTGCTGCGCTGCAGGAAAAGAAGAAGTCTGCAGAAGCTGCTGAAGCGTTAAGTAAAGAGCTGGCTATTGTTGATGAGCAAATCAGCAAACTTCAGGATGAAATTGGTCAGCTTCAAGAAAAGCTAGCGGATGCGAAGAGTCGCCAAAAAGCGATTATCATGCGCCAGAAAACCGCAAGCTCTCGTCTTGAAGTGAAAAAGACGCTCGATAGCACTAAAGTAGATAATGCGATGGGACGCTTTGAGCAATATGAGCGTAAAATCGATGACCTTGAGTCGCAGGTTGAAGCTTACGATCTAGGTAAGAAAACGTTACAGGATGAGTTTGCTGAACTAGAGGCCAGTGACAAAGTTGAAGACGAACTTGCTGCGCTTAAAGCGAAAGTAAAAGGTGCAAACACAAGCACCGAAAAATCAGAATAA
- the pspB gene encoding envelope stress response membrane protein PspB encodes MDEGTIAMLVMPLVVFSIFVAPIWLILHYRSKKQVNQGLSAEEHASLQDLAEKAEKMSERIETLEAILDSEAPEWRNRA; translated from the coding sequence ATGGATGAAGGTACGATTGCAATGTTGGTGATGCCCCTTGTGGTGTTTTCAATATTCGTTGCTCCAATTTGGCTAATATTACACTATCGAAGCAAGAAGCAAGTGAATCAGGGATTGAGTGCAGAAGAGCACGCATCTTTGCAAGACTTAGCCGAGAAAGCCGAGAAAATGAGCGAACGCATTGAAACTCTAGAGGCCATTTTAGACAGCGAGGCACCTGAGTGGAGGAATAGAGCATGA
- the pspC gene encoding envelope stress response membrane protein PspC, giving the protein MRNGKQLYRNPENARIAGVCSGVAEYFGLETWLVRILVVTGFFLLAGPFIFVAYIAAWFILDKKPVGLKNAPTQPVFSKGKGWTNPNGGQVKSPKVEVKTKVWQAGEPPKQAFHDIRNRFEKAEVRLRKMETYVTSREYQLNKEISRL; this is encoded by the coding sequence ATGAGAAACGGTAAGCAGCTCTATCGCAACCCAGAAAATGCAAGAATTGCAGGCGTGTGCTCGGGTGTAGCTGAATATTTCGGCTTAGAAACTTGGTTAGTAAGGATTTTAGTTGTAACAGGTTTCTTCTTGTTAGCCGGACCTTTCATCTTTGTTGCATACATTGCAGCTTGGTTCATCCTCGATAAAAAACCTGTTGGGTTAAAAAATGCACCAACGCAACCTGTTTTCTCAAAAGGTAAGGGGTGGACAAATCCCAACGGTGGTCAGGTTAAAAGCCCAAAAGTGGAAGTGAAAACGAAAGTTTGGCAGGCGGGCGAGCCACCAAAACAAGCGTTTCACGATATTCGCAATCGTTTTGAAAAAGCAGAAGTTCGACTTCGTAAAATGGAAACTTATGTAACGTCTCGCGAATATCAACTCAATAAAGAAATTAGCCGCCTTTAA
- the phhA gene encoding phenylalanine 4-monooxygenase, whose protein sequence is MPKSTQYQSRQSDENGIIHWSDEENQIWSELYARQIPLVKERACQEYLDGLDLLKLNEKEIPQLPDINKVLMEKTGWQTAEVPALINFGEFFRLLANKQFPVATFIRTREEFDYLQEPDIFHEVFGHCPLLTNPAFAHFTHTYGKLGLAASKEDRVYLARLYWFTVEFGLVRAKDELKIYGGGILSSPGETIYALDSDTPLRNPLTAIDALRTPYRIDIMQPLYYILPEFDHLFELAEMDIMALVEEAKSLGLFSPLFPPKEKKAS, encoded by the coding sequence ATGCCAAAATCAACGCAATACCAGTCGAGACAATCTGACGAGAATGGCATTATCCATTGGTCAGACGAAGAGAACCAAATTTGGTCTGAACTCTATGCGAGACAAATTCCGCTGGTGAAAGAAAGAGCGTGCCAAGAATACTTGGACGGGCTTGATTTGTTGAAGTTAAATGAAAAGGAAATTCCTCAGCTACCCGACATCAACAAAGTACTGATGGAGAAAACGGGTTGGCAAACAGCTGAAGTGCCTGCGTTAATTAATTTTGGCGAATTTTTCAGATTACTGGCGAATAAGCAATTTCCTGTTGCCACCTTTATTCGCACCAGAGAAGAATTCGATTATTTGCAGGAGCCGGATATTTTCCATGAAGTTTTCGGTCATTGTCCGCTACTAACGAATCCTGCATTTGCTCATTTTACTCACACTTACGGAAAGTTGGGTCTTGCTGCCAGCAAAGAAGACCGAGTTTATCTCGCTCGTCTTTATTGGTTCACCGTAGAGTTTGGATTGGTTAGAGCCAAAGATGAATTGAAGATATACGGTGGAGGCATCTTATCTTCTCCTGGCGAGACAATATACGCGTTAGACAGCGACACACCTCTGCGTAACCCGCTCACTGCTATTGATGCATTAAGAACACCTTATCGTATCGATATTATGCAGCCTCTTTATTATATTTTACCGGAATTCGACCATCTGTTTGAATTAGCGGAAATGGATATTATGGCACTCGTAGAAGAAGCGAAGTCTTTAGGGTTATTTTCCCCACTTTTCCCACCTAAAGAGAAAAAAGCCAGTTAA
- the tyrR gene encoding transcriptional regulator TyrR, with the protein MRLEISCQDRLGITQDVLDILVTKEIDLRGIEIDPAGKIFLNFPNIEFADFQHLMPQIRRIDGIDDVKTTLFMPGEREKNQLSAILRTLPDPVFSIDAKGNILLCNEAVCAGLEIPSSEIEGIEIGEVVKGFNFTKWMDGKSPGPQSSKVKFIQQDYLADMLPITVPDGEQNMIMAGAVVILKSEMRLGQQFTAFHQSPTDSFDRFVTQSPFMKRVVHEAKRIADLDAPILIFGETGTGKEMIARACHQSSRRSEGAFLALNCASLPDSVAETELFGYAAGAFNQPNAKVGLLEQAKGGTLLLDEIADMSSQLQAKLLRVLEDGEFRRVGDSEPVKVDVRFICTTCRDLGQLVEEGRFRKELYYRLNVLSLVMPSLKDRRQDIVPLAESFIVQHSTKLGRRPAKLSKSCVDFLQQYPWPGNVRQLQNALYRALSLLDGKEITKEDIQLPSCAPSVTYIDENFDGTLDEEVKKFEKDLLKRLYPSYPSTRQLAKKLGLSHTAIANKLREYGINKATVKL; encoded by the coding sequence ATGCGTCTAGAAATAAGCTGTCAGGACCGTCTTGGTATCACTCAAGATGTTTTAGATATTCTCGTTACTAAAGAAATAGATTTACGCGGTATTGAAATTGACCCTGCGGGGAAAATTTTCCTTAATTTTCCCAATATCGAATTTGCAGATTTTCAACACCTCATGCCTCAAATTCGCCGCATCGATGGTATCGACGATGTGAAGACGACGCTTTTCATGCCAGGAGAGCGTGAAAAAAATCAGCTTTCCGCTATTTTAAGAACGTTGCCCGACCCTGTGTTTTCTATCGATGCCAAAGGCAATATCTTGCTATGCAATGAAGCGGTATGCGCGGGGCTAGAAATTCCGAGTAGCGAAATAGAAGGCATTGAAATTGGCGAAGTTGTGAAAGGCTTTAACTTTACTAAATGGATGGACGGTAAATCGCCTGGCCCTCAGTCTTCGAAAGTGAAGTTTATTCAACAGGATTATCTAGCCGATATGCTGCCTATTACCGTACCTGACGGCGAGCAGAATATGATCATGGCAGGTGCTGTGGTGATATTAAAATCAGAGATGCGACTAGGGCAACAATTTACCGCGTTCCATCAGTCTCCCACTGATAGCTTTGACCGCTTTGTCACTCAATCTCCGTTTATGAAGCGAGTCGTTCATGAAGCCAAGCGAATAGCTGATTTGGATGCACCTATTTTAATTTTTGGTGAAACAGGCACAGGCAAGGAAATGATTGCCAGAGCCTGTCACCAGTCTAGCCGTCGCAGTGAAGGAGCATTTTTAGCTTTAAACTGCGCGTCTTTACCAGACAGCGTGGCAGAAACCGAATTATTCGGTTACGCAGCGGGCGCATTCAATCAGCCTAATGCAAAAGTGGGGCTATTAGAGCAAGCAAAAGGCGGTACGCTTCTTCTCGATGAAATTGCTGATATGTCTTCTCAGCTTCAAGCTAAACTGCTCCGCGTTCTGGAAGACGGCGAATTTAGAAGAGTAGGGGATTCTGAGCCAGTTAAGGTAGACGTGCGATTTATTTGCACCACCTGTCGTGACTTAGGTCAGCTTGTAGAAGAAGGACGATTTAGAAAAGAATTGTACTACCGCTTAAACGTACTAAGTTTGGTTATGCCTTCTTTAAAAGACAGAAGGCAGGATATCGTTCCTCTTGCCGAGTCTTTCATCGTTCAACACAGTACCAAGTTAGGTCGTCGTCCTGCGAAACTCAGTAAATCCTGTGTTGATTTTCTGCAGCAGTACCCGTGGCCGGGTAATGTGAGACAGCTACAGAATGCGTTGTATCGCGCGTTATCACTCCTTGACGGTAAGGAGATTACCAAGGAAGACATTCAGCTTCCAAGTTGTGCGCCAAGCGTCACTTATATTGACGAAAACTTTGACGGCACATTAGACGAAGAAGTGAAGAAGTTTGAAAAGGACTTGCTCAAGCGGTTATATCCTTCCTACCCAAGTACCCGTCAATTGGCTAAAAAACTGGGGTTAAGTCATACGGCAATTGCAAATAAGTTACGTGAGTACGGCATTAACAAGGCAACGGTAAAGCTTTAA
- a CDS encoding fumarylacetoacetate hydrolase family protein, with translation MKLATYKNETRDGCLMVVSKDLSRACSAQDIAKTMQDALDNWKEIAPQLQMKYQALNDNACDSVPFDASRCESPLPRAYQWADGSAYVNHVELVRKARNAEMPESFWTDPLMYQGGSDDFIGPEDDIILPSDDWGIDFEGEVAVVTDDVPMACTPEQASERIRLIMLVNDVSLRGLIPGELAKGFGFFQSKPASSFSPVAVTPDELGDAWKDSKVHLPLRSTYNGELFGKPEAGQDMTFDFGQLVAHAAKSRNLGAGAIIGSGTVSNKQGTDHGSAIAEGGVGYSCIAEVRMIETIRDGKPSTPFMQFGDRIRIEMLDKEGHSVFGAIEQQVKPLS, from the coding sequence ATGAAACTAGCAACCTATAAGAATGAAACCCGAGATGGCTGCCTAATGGTAGTGTCGAAGGACCTTTCTCGAGCATGCAGTGCACAGGACATTGCGAAAACGATGCAAGACGCACTGGATAATTGGAAAGAGATTGCCCCTCAGCTACAGATGAAATACCAAGCGCTAAATGACAATGCGTGTGACAGCGTGCCGTTTGACGCATCTCGCTGTGAGTCGCCTCTTCCTAGAGCTTACCAATGGGCTGATGGAAGTGCTTACGTGAACCATGTGGAATTGGTGCGAAAGGCGCGTAATGCAGAAATGCCGGAAAGCTTTTGGACTGACCCATTGATGTATCAAGGTGGTTCCGATGACTTTATTGGACCCGAGGATGACATCATACTTCCAAGTGATGATTGGGGAATCGATTTTGAAGGTGAAGTCGCTGTTGTTACCGATGACGTTCCTATGGCGTGTACGCCTGAACAAGCTTCAGAGCGCATTCGACTTATTATGTTAGTTAACGACGTGTCACTTAGAGGGTTAATCCCAGGCGAACTGGCGAAGGGGTTTGGCTTCTTCCAATCAAAACCTGCGTCTAGCTTTTCTCCGGTTGCTGTAACACCAGATGAATTAGGTGATGCGTGGAAAGATAGCAAAGTGCACTTGCCTTTGCGTTCAACCTACAATGGTGAACTATTCGGTAAGCCTGAAGCGGGTCAGGACATGACGTTTGATTTTGGTCAGCTAGTCGCGCATGCCGCCAAGAGCAGAAACCTAGGTGCAGGTGCTATCATCGGCTCGGGTACAGTGTCTAATAAACAGGGTACAGATCATGGCTCTGCCATCGCTGAAGGCGGTGTGGGTTATTCATGTATTGCAGAAGTGCGCATGATTGAGACTATTCGAGACGGCAAACCTTCTACTCCTTTCATGCAGTTTGGCGATCGTATACGCATAGAAATGCTAGATAAAGAAGGTCACTCTGTTTTTGGCGCCATTGAACAGCAAGTTAAACCGCTTAGCTAA
- the maiA gene encoding maleylacetoacetate isomerase → MSIKLYGYWRSTASYRVRIALNLKGVEYEYVPVHLVNNGGEQHSSEYTRLNPAQLVPTLVDEDEDIILNQSLSIIEYLDERYEGEHQLVPEHRTERARVRALAQDIACDIQPLGNLRVLNALKGNFEASQDDVAKWASHWITLGFDGIEKRLQTQAGKFCFDFDVTLADICLVPQVYNAQRFNVDMSRYPLISKIAKNCNELDAFERAKPENQIDAT, encoded by the coding sequence ATGAGTATAAAACTTTACGGCTATTGGCGTTCGACCGCCTCTTACCGCGTGCGGATTGCGCTGAATTTGAAAGGGGTTGAGTACGAGTATGTACCTGTACATCTTGTAAACAACGGTGGCGAGCAGCATAGTAGCGAATATACGCGTCTCAATCCCGCGCAGCTTGTCCCTACTTTGGTTGACGAAGACGAAGATATTATTTTGAATCAATCGCTATCAATCATCGAATATCTTGATGAACGGTATGAAGGCGAACACCAGCTGGTTCCTGAACATCGAACAGAGAGAGCCAGAGTCAGAGCGCTAGCACAAGATATCGCGTGTGATATTCAGCCTTTGGGTAATCTACGTGTACTGAATGCGCTAAAAGGGAATTTTGAGGCGTCACAAGATGATGTGGCGAAGTGGGCATCCCACTGGATAACGCTGGGGTTCGACGGCATTGAAAAGCGTCTTCAGACCCAAGCTGGAAAGTTCTGCTTTGATTTCGATGTTACGCTGGCTGATATTTGCTTAGTACCCCAAGTGTATAATGCGCAACGTTTTAACGTTGATATGAGTCGCTACCCTTTAATTAGTAAGATAGCGAAGAACTGTAACGAGTTAGATGCTTTTGAGCGGGCTAAGCCCGAAAATCAAATAGACGCCACTTAG
- a CDS encoding Lrp/AsnC family transcriptional regulator has protein sequence MKLDKFDREILRVLQQDATVSMADLSQRVGLSHTPCWRRVKRMEADGIILGKVTLLNSKKLNLGVSVFIYVTLKNHDGDSLTDFENAVQNIDEIVECHTTSGEKDYLLKVIVESIEEYEFLLKTKLTHLPLVDHLSSTFALKQVKNTTELPIKRQ, from the coding sequence ATGAAATTGGATAAATTTGACCGTGAGATTTTGCGCGTACTTCAGCAAGACGCCACGGTGTCGATGGCAGATTTAAGCCAGCGTGTAGGATTGTCGCATACTCCGTGCTGGAGACGTGTCAAACGAATGGAAGCCGACGGCATCATTCTTGGTAAAGTCACATTGCTAAACAGCAAAAAACTGAATTTAGGTGTGTCGGTCTTTATCTATGTCACGTTGAAAAACCATGACGGTGACTCGCTAACCGATTTTGAAAATGCCGTACAAAACATCGATGAAATCGTGGAGTGTCATACCACCAGCGGTGAAAAAGATTACTTACTAAAAGTGATAGTGGAAAGTATTGAAGAGTACGAATTCTTACTTAAAACGAAATTAACTCACCTGCCTCTTGTCGATCATTTAAGCTCAACCTTCGCCTTAAAGCAGGTGAAAAACACCACCGAGCTACCGATTAAACGCCAATAA
- a CDS encoding Glu/Leu/Phe/Val dehydrogenase dimerization domain-containing protein, producing the protein MSVFDHPEFNNHEHVAFYHDEKAGLSAIIAVHNTNLGPALGGCRMWPYVNSGEALTDVLRLSKGMTYKAAMANLELGGGKSVIIGDPRKAKSPEMMKAMGKFVESLGGKYFTAEDSGISVTDLQTMATESDYIAGVNAKYHYAGEVPDGNPAPSTAYGVFVGLKATVEYGLKRSLDGVSVAIQGMGHVGYRLAKHLHEHGAKLYVADIYPEGVEKAVSEFGATAVAPEEILSLDVDVLAPCALGAAINDLSLPEIKAKVIAGAANNQLAREDIGELLQQRGILYAPDYVINAGGVIDIFHQRMESSSNEALRAHIEQIGETLKEIYTRAEQEGAATNRVANLIAEERFSLKG; encoded by the coding sequence ATGTCAGTTTTTGATCACCCGGAGTTCAATAATCACGAACACGTTGCGTTTTATCATGACGAGAAGGCGGGCTTGAGCGCCATTATTGCTGTACACAATACCAATCTGGGGCCAGCACTTGGCGGTTGTCGCATGTGGCCCTACGTAAATAGTGGTGAGGCATTGACCGATGTGTTGAGACTGTCAAAGGGGATGACGTATAAAGCAGCCATGGCTAACTTGGAGCTTGGCGGCGGTAAATCTGTGATCATCGGCGACCCTCGTAAGGCTAAATCGCCAGAAATGATGAAGGCAATGGGCAAGTTTGTTGAATCATTGGGCGGCAAGTATTTCACTGCTGAAGACTCTGGTATTTCAGTAACGGACTTGCAAACCATGGCAACCGAGTCGGATTACATCGCTGGTGTTAATGCTAAATACCACTATGCGGGCGAAGTACCTGACGGAAACCCGGCTCCGTCTACAGCGTACGGTGTGTTTGTGGGTTTAAAGGCGACGGTAGAGTACGGCTTGAAGCGCAGCCTTGATGGCGTCAGTGTTGCTATACAAGGTATGGGGCACGTTGGCTACCGTCTTGCAAAGCACTTGCATGAGCACGGTGCCAAGCTTTATGTTGCGGACATCTATCCTGAAGGTGTTGAAAAAGCAGTATCTGAATTTGGTGCGACAGCTGTAGCGCCGGAAGAAATACTGAGCCTAGATGTGGATGTGTTAGCACCATGTGCGTTGGGTGCAGCCATTAACGATTTGTCATTGCCTGAAATCAAAGCCAAAGTAATTGCAGGCGCTGCAAATAACCAGCTTGCACGTGAAGATATTGGTGAATTGCTTCAACAGCGCGGCATTCTGTATGCGCCAGATTACGTGATCAACGCGGGTGGCGTTATCGACATCTTCCATCAGCGTATGGAATCGAGTTCTAATGAAGCGCTTCGCGCACATATTGAGCAAATCGGCGAAACGCTAAAAGAAATTTATACCCGTGCAGAGCAAGAAGGGGCGGCGACAAACCGCGTTGCCAACCTTATTGCCGAAGAGAGATTTTCTTTAAAGGGTTGA
- a CDS encoding late competence development ComFB family protein, with translation MKLDDDIHNYYEHLVLERISKLGLDTTKSPDYLADLCCLALNQVPPRYIRYEVDMAFYLPQSERNQMEMNVEHAISKALKYLDEIEKTKKEDE, from the coding sequence ATGAAACTAGATGACGACATCCATAACTATTATGAACACCTGGTTTTAGAAAGAATCAGTAAGCTGGGGCTCGATACCACGAAAAGTCCTGATTACTTAGCAGACTTATGCTGTCTTGCCTTAAATCAGGTTCCACCACGTTATATCCGCTACGAAGTAGACATGGCGTTTTACCTGCCTCAGAGCGAACGAAATCAAATGGAAATGAATGTTGAGCATGCTATTAGTAAAGCACTCAAGTACTTAGATGAAATAGAAAAGACTAAAAAAGAAGACGAATAA
- a CDS encoding tryptophan 2,3-dioxygenase family protein, with protein MRQERHEKNIEPCYYGDYLQLDKILGAQDLQSEKYGDAAHEEMLFIIVHQVYELWFKQVLHELNAVIDTFNQETVKDQQLTLVVHRLQRVIQIQKLMNDQIAIMETMTPQQFLSFRDYLVPASGFQSIQFKRLEISLGLKRDFRIDFDKQSFYNRLTDKDRALLETLESKPSLFELVDKWLSRMPLLKTEGFDFWQYYKDAADEMLKDDHHTISTSDMLSDTERRQELKDLQATMENFDALFDDTQFEKLRGEGKFRLSHKALLSALFIKQYSEEPIFNLPFQLITALTEIDEQLTIWRYRHAMMVQRMLGTKIGTGGSSGHHYLKKTTESNRIYLDFFNMATFLLPKSALPELPETVRRRLGFYLQ; from the coding sequence ATAAGGCAAGAACGACATGAAAAAAATATAGAGCCCTGCTACTACGGCGATTACCTACAGCTTGATAAGATTTTGGGGGCGCAGGACTTACAGAGTGAGAAGTACGGTGACGCGGCGCACGAAGAAATGCTGTTCATTATTGTTCACCAAGTTTATGAGCTTTGGTTTAAGCAGGTTCTTCATGAATTAAATGCAGTAATTGATACGTTTAATCAAGAAACAGTTAAAGATCAGCAGCTAACACTAGTGGTGCATCGCTTACAGCGAGTCATACAAATTCAAAAGTTAATGAACGATCAAATTGCTATCATGGAAACCATGACGCCACAGCAGTTTTTGTCGTTTAGGGACTACCTGGTGCCCGCGTCGGGCTTCCAAAGTATACAGTTCAAGCGTTTAGAAATATCACTGGGCCTAAAGCGTGATTTCAGAATCGACTTTGATAAGCAAAGCTTCTACAACCGTCTGACTGATAAAGATAGAGCGTTATTGGAAACCCTTGAAAGCAAACCCAGTTTGTTTGAGCTGGTCGACAAATGGCTTTCAAGAATGCCGCTTCTAAAAACTGAAGGTTTCGATTTTTGGCAATATTATAAAGATGCGGCAGACGAAATGTTGAAAGACGATCATCATACAATTTCAACCAGTGACATGCTATCTGATACAGAGCGGCGACAAGAGCTAAAAGACTTACAAGCAACGATGGAGAACTTTGATGCGTTGTTTGATGATACGCAGTTTGAAAAGTTAAGAGGCGAGGGCAAGTTCCGCTTAAGTCATAAAGCATTGCTTTCTGCATTATTCATAAAGCAGTATTCTGAAGAGCCTATCTTTAATCTGCCGTTCCAGCTTATTACCGCACTCACAGAGATAGACGAGCAACTCACTATATGGCGCTATCGTCACGCAATGATGGTTCAGCGCATGCTGGGCACTAAAATTGGCACTGGTGGATCGTCAGGACATCATTACCTCAAGAAAACCACTGAGTCTAATCGTATCTATTTAGACTTTTTTAACATGGCAACCTTCTTACTTCCCAAAAGTGCATTGCCAGAATTGCCTGAAACTGTAAGAAGACGACTGGGGTTTTATCTCCAATAG